A single Oncorhynchus mykiss isolate Arlee chromosome 22, USDA_OmykA_1.1, whole genome shotgun sequence DNA region contains:
- the LOC110501827 gene encoding gamma-crystallin M2-like gives MTCILPGFSLSLSLFQIVFFEDKNFQGRSYECNSDCPDLHSYFSRCNSIRVESGCWVLYERPNYGGYQYVLTPGEYPDHQQWMGFNDNIRSCRSIKNVYENSYKIRFYDRPDLAGQMAEWSEDCPSVHEAFKFCEFHSAVVMDGAWVFYELPNYRGQQYFLEHGEYRNFTDWGATSPVVGSFRRITEF, from the exons ATGACTTGTATCTTACCAggcttttctctttctctctctctcttccagatCGTATTCTTTGAGGATAAGAATTTCCAAGGTCGTAGTTATGAGTGCAACAGCGACTGCCCAGACCTGCACTCCTACTTCAGCCGCTGTAACTCCATCAGGGTGGAGAGCGGCTGCTGGGTGCTGTACGAGCGCCCCAACTACGGAGGCTACCAGTACGTGCTGACCCCTGGAGAGTACCCTGACCACCAGCAGTGGATGGGCTTCAATGACAACATCAGGTCCTGTCGCTCTATTAAAAAT GTCTATGAAAATTCCTACAAGATCAGGTTCTATGACAGGCCAGATTTAGCTGGCCAGATGGCAGAGTGGAGCGAAGACTGCCCATCGGTCCACGAAGCCTTCAAGTTCTGTGAATTCCACTCTGCTGTAGTGATGGATGGTGCCTGGGTCTTCTATGAGCTGCCCAACTACAGGGGTCAGCAGTACTTCCTGGAGCACGGAGAGTACCGTAACTTCACAGACTGGGGCGCTACCTCCCCTGTCGTGGGCTCATTCCGCAGGATCACAGAGTTCTAG